From Amphiprion ocellaris isolate individual 3 ecotype Okinawa chromosome 2, ASM2253959v1, whole genome shotgun sequence, a single genomic window includes:
- the LOC118471828 gene encoding mucin-2-like — MMKLILSLTLIWTLCSTAGALQCQNCTDVACSTTESITCPTGTMCITASILANLNGMEQNQIFKSCALPSLCPSTGPQTFSASLLAASVLASAECCNTDDCNAPTQPAPVLQPNNGQLCPCSPPSSMCSVPCRGAEDTCFQADVINGALGSPVFGCASANFCTAATTQGSVPFLDIVGTITNGPTCSPIQTTATPTTSAATTTSAPTTTAVPTTTTAQTTAAPTTAAAPMTTAPITTAAATTTAAPTTTAASTTTSAPTTAALTTTAAATTAAPTTTASTTTAAPTTTAAATTAAPTTTAATTTTAAPATTAVKTTAAPTTTAAPKTISGPTTSAAPTTAAAPTTTAAATTTAFPTTTAAPTTTAALTTTAAATTAAPTTMAAATTTAAPTTTALTTTAAPTTTAAATLTAAPTTTAVPTTTAAPTTTAAPTTTAALTITAAPTTTAAPTTTAAATTTTGATTTAAPTSTAVTTAAPITTAAPTTTVAATSTAAQTTTAAPTTAAALTTAAPTTTAAPTTTATATTIAAPTTTAASTTTASATTTAATMTAAPTTTAAPTTAAPTTTAATTTTSAPTTSAAPTTTAAPTTTAATTTTAFPTTTAAPTTTAALTTTAAATTAAPTTTAAPTTTVAATSTAAPTTTAAPTTTAVLTTTAAATMAAPTTTALTTTAAPTTTVAATLTAAPTTTAVPKTTAAATTTAAPTTTAAPTTTAALTTTAAATTTTAATTTAAPPSTAVTTTAAPTTTAAPTTTAAATTTAAPTSTAVTTTAAPTTTAAPTTTAAATTTAAPTSTAVRTTAAPITTAAPTTTVAATSTAAQTTTAAPTTTATATTTAAPTTTAAPTTTATATKTAATTTAAPTTAAPTTAAPTTTAAPVTTSAPTTIAAPTTTAAPTTTAAPTMTGTPTTAAPTTTAAATTTAAPTTPVAATTAAPTTTAAPTTAAPTTTAASTTTGIPTTAAPTTAAALSTTAADTTTAAATTTAAPTSTAVTTTAAPTTTAAPTTTAAATTAAPTTTAVTTTAAPITAAAPTTTVAATTAAPTSTAVTTTAAPTTSAAPTTTAAPTTTAATTTTAFPTTTAAPTTTAAPITTAAPTTTVAATSAAAQTTTAAPTTTATATTTAAPTTTAAPTTTATATTTAATTTAAPTTTAAPTTAAPTTTVAPVTTSAPTTIAAPTTTAAPTTTAAPTMTGTPTTAAPTTTAAATTTAAPTTPVAATTAAPTTTAAPTTAAPTTTAASTTTGIPTTAAPTTAAALTTTAADTTTAAATTTAAPTSTAVTTTAAPTTTAAPTTTTAATTAAPTTTAVTTTAAPITAAAPTTTVAATTAAPTSTAVTTTAAPTTSAAPTTTAAPTTTAATTTTAFPTTTAAPTTTAALTTTAAATTAAPTTTAAPTTTAALTTTAADTTTAAATTAAPTTTAVTTTAAPITAAAPTTTVAATSTAAPTTTAALTTTAAPTTAAPTTTAAPTTTATATTTAAPTTTAAPTTTATATTAATTTAAPTTTAAPTTTVAPVTTSAPTTIAAPTTTAAPTTTAAPTMTGTPTTAAPTTTAAATTTAAPTTPVAATTAAPTTIAAPTAAAPTTTAASTTTGIPTTAAPTTAAASTTTAAATTTANPTTTTAPTTAAPTTTAAPTTTAAPTTTAAPTTTAAPITTSAPTTTAAPTTTTAATTTAALTITAAPTTTAAPTTSAALTTTAAATTAAPTTTAAPTTTAVTTTAASTTTAAPTTTVAATSTAAPTTTAAPTTAAPTTTAAATTTAAPTTTAALTTTAAATTAPTTTAAPTSTVAATSTAATTTPAAPTTAALTTTAAATTSAPTTTALTTTAAPTTTVAATSNAAATTTAVPTTTAAPTTTAAATTAAPTTTAAPTTTAAPTTTAAPTTPAPTTTAAPTTNVAPTTTVAATSTAAPTTTAAPTTTATSTTTAAPTTTAAPTTTDAPTTTAAPTTTTAPTTTAAATTIAATATTTASDASCFRLNIFHLLLGFLTIILF, encoded by the exons ATGATGAAGCTCATCCTTTCTCTCACTCTCATCTGGACTCTCTGCAGTACAG CTGGAGCCCTTCAGTGTCAAAACTGCACAGATGTAGCGTGTTCAACCACAGAATCAATAACATGTCCCACAGGGACGATGTGTATAACAGCTTCCATTCTAG CTAATTTAAATGGAATGGAACAAAACCAAATCTTCAAGTCATGTGCATTGCCCTCCCTGTGTCCATCCACCGGCCCTCAGACATTTTCAGCTAGCTTGCTTGCTGCAAGTGTTCTTGCATCTGCTGAGTGCTGCAACACAGACGACTGCAACGCACCAACTCAACCTG cccCAGTTCTTCAGCCAAATAATGGACAACTGTGTCCTTGTAGCCCCCCATCCTCAATGTGCAGCGTTCCATGCAGGGGAGCTGAGGACACATGCTTTCAAGCTGATG TGATAAATGGGGCCTTGGGATCTCCAGTGTTTGGCTGTGCATCAGCAAATTTCTGTACTGCTGCCACGACACAAGGAAGTGTGCCTTTCTTGGACATTGTTGGTACCATTACAAATGGACCAACCTGCTCTCCTATACAAACAACTGCTACCCCAACCACATCTGCTGCAACAACGACTAGTGCCCCAACCACAACAGCTGTCCCAACCACAACCACTGCTcaaacaactgctgccccaacaacaGCTGCTGCCCCTATGACTACTGCCCCAATCACAACTGCTGCtgcaacaacaactgctgccccaaccacgACTGCTGCCTCAACCACAACTTCTGCCCCAACAACTGCTGCCCTGACCACAACTGCTGCtgcaacaactgctgccccaacaactACTGCCTCGACAACAActgctgctccaaccacaactgctgccgcaacaactgctgccccaactaCAACCGCTGCCACAACAACAACGGCTGCCCCAGCAActactgcagtaaaaacaactgctgccccaaccacaactgctgccccaaaaACAATTTCTGGCCCGACCACATCTGCTGCCCCAACCACAGCTGCTGCCCCAACTACAACCGCTGCCGCAACCACAACTGCTTTCCCAACCACAACCGCTGCcccaacaacaactgctgccctgaccacaactgctgccgcaacaactgctgccccaaccacaaTGGCTGCCGCAACAACAACGGCTGCCCCAACAACTACTGCActaacaacaactgctgccccaaccacaactgctgctgcaacattaactgctgccccaaccacaactgctgtcccaacaacaactgctgccccgaccacaactgctgccccaacaacaactgctgccctgACCAtaactgctgccccaacaacaactgctgccccaaccacaactgctgccgcAACTACAACCACTGGCGCAACAACAACGGCTGCCCCAACATCTACTGCAgtaacaactgctgccccaatcacaactgctgccccaacaacaACTGTTGCTGCAACATCAACTGCTGCCcaaaccacaactgctgccccaacaacagctgctgccctgacaactgctgccccaaccacaactgctgccccaactaCAACCGCTACCGCAACAACAATtgctgccccaaccacaactgctgcctcAACTACAACCGCTTCcgcaacaacaactgctgcaaCAATGACTGCTGCCCCGActacaactgctgccccaacaactgctgccccaaccacaactgctgccacAACAACAACTTCTGCCCCGACCACATctgctgccccaaccacaactgctgccccaactaCAACCGCTgccacaaccacaactgcttTCCCAACCACAACCGCTGCcccaacaacaactgctgccctgaccacaactgctgccgcaacaactgctgccccaaccacaactgctgccccaaccacaactgtTGCTGCAACATCAActgctgctccaaccacaactgctgccccaacaacaactgctgtcCTGACCACAACTGCTGCCGCAACAATGGCTGCCCCAACAACTACTGCActaacaacaactgctgccccaaccacaactgtTGCTGCAACATtaactgctgccccaaccacaactgctgtcCCAAAAACAACTGCTGCCGcgaccacaactgctgccccaaccacaactgctgccccaacaacaactgctgccctgACCACAACTGCTGCCGCAACTACAACCACTGCCGCAACAACAACGGCTGCCCCACCATCTACTGCAgtaacaacaactgctgccccaaccacaactgctgccccaactaCAACCGCTGCCGCAACAACAACGGCTGCCCCAACATCGACTGCAgtaacaacaactgctgccccaaccacaactgctgccccaactaCCACCGCTGCCGCAACAACAACGGCTGCCCCAACATCTACTGCAGTAagaacaactgctgccccaatcacaactgctgccccaaccacaactgtTGCTGCAACATCAACTGCTGCCcaaaccacaactgctgccccaactaCAACCGCTACtgcaacaacaactgctgccccaaccacaactgctgccccaactaCAACCGCTACCGCAacaaaaactgctgcaacaacGACTGCTGCCCcgacaactgctgccccaacaactgctgccccaaccacaactgctgccccagtGACGACTAGTGCCCCAACTACAATtgctgccccaaccacaactgctgccccaaccacaactgctgccccaacaatGACTGGAACcccaacaactgctgccccaacaacaactgctgctgcAACCACAACCGCTGCCCCAACAACACCTGTTGCtgcaacaactgctgccccaaccacaacCGCTGCtccaacaactgctgccccaaccacgACTGCTGCCTCAACAACGACTGGAATcccaacaactgctgccccaacaacaGCTGCTGCCCTGTCCACAACTGCTGCCGACACTACAACCGCTGCCGCAACAACAACGGCTGCCCCAACATCTACTGCAgtaacaacaactgctgccccaaccacaactgctgccccaactaCAACCGCTGCCGCAACAACGGCTGCCCCAACAACTACTGCAgtaacaacaactgctgccccaatcACAGCAgctgccccaaccacaactgtTGCTGCAACAACGGCTGCCCCAACATCTACTGCAgtaacaacaactgctgccccgACCACATctgctgccccaaccacaactgctgccccaactaCAACCGCTgccacaaccacaactgcttTCCCAACCACAACCGCTGCcccaacaacaactgctgccccaatcacaactgctgccccaaccacaactgtTGCTGCAACATCAGCTGCTGCCcaaaccacaactgctgccccaactaCAACCGCTACtgcaacaacaactgctgccccaaccacaactgctgccccaactaCAACCGCTACcgcaacaacaactgctgcaaCAACGACTGCTGCCCcgacaacaactgctgccccaacaactgctgccccaaccacaactgtTGCCCCAGTGACGACTAGTGCCCCAACTACAATtgctgccccaaccacaactgctgccccaaccacaactgctgccccaacaatGACTGGAACcccaacaactgctgccccaacaacaactgctgctgcAACCACAACCGCTGCCCCAACAACACCTGTTGCtgcaacaactgctgccccaaccacaacCGCTGCtccaacaactgctgccccaaccacgACTGCTGCCTCAACAACGACTGGAATcccaacaactgctgccccaacaacaGCTGCTGCCCTGACCACAACTGCTGCCGACACTACAACCGCTGCCGCAACAACAACGGCTGCCCCAACATCTACTGCAgtaacaacaactgctgccccaaccacaactgctgccccaactaCAACCACTGCCGCAACAACGGCTGCCCCAACAACTACTGCAgtaacaacaactgctgccccaatcACAGCAgctgccccaaccacaactgtTGCTGCAACAACGGCTGCCCCAACATCTACTGCAgtaacaacaactgctgccccgACCACATctgctgccccaaccacaactgctgccccaactaCAACCGCTgccacaaccacaactgcttTCCCAACCACAACCGCTGCcccaacaacaactgctgccctgaccacaactgctgccgcaacaactgctgccccaaccacaactgctgccccaaccacgACTGCTGCCCTGACCACAACTGCTGCCGACACTACAACCGCTGCCGCAACAACAGCTGCCCCAACAACTACTGCAgtaacaacaactgctgccccaatcacagctgctgccccaaccacaactgtTGCTGCAACatcaactgctgccccaacaacaactgctgccctgacaacaactgctgccccaacaactgctgccccaaccacaactgctgccccaactaCAACCGCTACCGCAACAACAACTGCggccccaaccacaactgctgccccaactaCAACCGCTACCGCAACAACTGCTGCAACAACGACTGCTGCCCcgacaacaactgctgccccaaccacaacCGTTGCCCCAGTAACGACTAGTGCCCCAACTACAATtgctgccccaaccacaactgctgccccaaccacaactgctgccccaacaatGACTGGAACcccaacaactgctgccccaacaacaACCGCTGCTGCAACCACAACCGCTGCCCCAACAACACCTGTTGCtgcaacaactgctgccccaaccacaaTCGCTGCTCCAACAGctgctgccccaaccacaactgctgcctcAACAACGACTGGAATcccaacaactgctgccccaacaacagctgctgcatcAACCACAACCGCTGCCGCAACAACAACTGCTAACCCAACCACAACCACAGCtccaacaactgctgccccaacaactactgctgctccaaccacaacagcagccccaacaacaactgctgccccaaccacaactgctgccccaataACGACTAgtgccccaaccacaactgctgccccgACTACAACCACTGCtgcaaccacaactgctgccctaACAATtactgctgccccaaccacaactgctgccccaacaacaAGTGCTGCCctaaccacaactgctgccgcaacaactgctgccccaacaacaACGGCTGCCCCAACAACTACTGCAgtaacaacaactgctgcctcaaccacaactgctgccccaaccacaactgtTGCTGCAACatcaactgctgccccaaccacaactgctgccccaacaactgctgccccgaccacaactgctgccgcaaccacaactgctgccccaacaacaactgctgccctgACCACAACTGCTGCCGCAACGactgccccaaccacaactgctgccccaacttCTACTGTTGCTGCAACATCAACTGCTGCCACAACCACACCTGCTGCCCCAACAACTGCTGCCCTTACCACAACTGCTGCCGCAACAACTtctgccccaaccacaactgcactaacaacaactgctgccccaaccacaactgtTGCTGCAACATCAAATGCTGCCGCAACCACAACTGCTGTcccaacaacaactgctgccccgaccacaactgctgccgcaacaactgctgccccaaccacaactgctgccccaactaCAACCgctgccccaaccacaactgctgctccAACAACAcctgccccaaccacaactgcagcCCCAACAACAAATGttgccccaaccacaactgtTGCTGCAACatcaactgctgccccaaccacaactgctgccccaacaacaACTGCCACctcaacaacaactgctgccccgaccacaactgctgccccaacaacGACTGATGCcccaacaacaactgctgcacCAACCACAACAACAGCCCCGACCACAACTGCTGCTGCAACCACAATTGCGGCCACGGCCACAACCACTGCCAGTGATGCATCTTGCTTCCGACTGAATATATTCCACCTGCTTCTTGGATTCCTGACCATCATCCTGTTTTAG
- the LOC129350679 gene encoding uncharacterized protein LOC129350679 — protein sequence MEFLKNRVMKVCGILCPDKKQMLANVSLKKFVVACFCKDRCSDSKRGHYHCPLCNYQLLSRLETFKYHMQRIHVFLLFSVSESKEPSQEKLSCQHCGTSFSTFSNLRKHLRQVHNINTLPMVYIDSKNGIYVTPRFEHGPLFPIHVIKSTNTPTIDFSVFTNTIDNWCKFGRTRVSFDFVSGKWNCQCRGTTRSHGCIHRMLATWWIFQESPQLLLHSTDVHSDDTEDLETELHETQRDFSNYACSEDKVFK from the exons atggagtttctGAAGAACCGTGTGATGAAGGTGTGCGGCATCTTGTGTCCGGACAAAAAGCAGATGTTGGCAAATGTAAGCCTGA agaagTTTGTGGTAGCATGCTTCTGCAAGGACAGATGTTCTGATTCAAAAAGAGGCCATTATCATTGCCCACTCTGCAATTACCAACTGCTATCAAGACTGGAAACATTCAAATATCACATGCAGAGAATACACG TGTTTCTGCTcttcagtgtttctgaaagcAAGGAACCCTCCCAAGAGAAGCTGTCATGTCAACACTGTGGCACTTCTTTCAGTACATTCAGCAATTTAAGAAAGCACTTACGACAAGTGCACAATATAAATACCTTACCAATGGTGTACATTGACAGCAAAAATGGTATTTATGTAACACCTAGATTTGAGCATGGTCCTTTGTTCCCTATTCATGTCATTAAATCTACAAACACACCAACAATTGACT tttctgtcttcactaACACAATAGACAATTGGTGCAAATTTGGTCGCACAAGGGTCAGTTTTGACTTTGTGTCTGGGAAATGGAACTGTCAATGTAGAGGGACCACACGCTCACACGGATGCATTCACCGTATGCTGGCAACATGGTGGATATTTCAGGAGTCCCCACAACTTCTGTTGCACAGCACAGACGTGCATTCAGACGACACTGAAGATCTTGAAACAGAGCTCCACGAAACACAGCGTGACTTCAGTAATTATGCTTGCAGTGAAGACAAAGTATTCAAATGA